A window of the Sardina pilchardus chromosome 21, fSarPil1.1, whole genome shotgun sequence genome harbors these coding sequences:
- the LOC134068725 gene encoding rho-related GTP-binding protein RhoG-like: MQTIKCVVVGDGAVGKTCLLISYTTNAFPEEYIPTVFDNYSAQMSVDGRTVSLNLWDTAGQEEYDRLRTLSYPQTNVFVICFSIGSPSSHANVRHKWHPEVSHHCPSVPVLLVGTKKDLRNDPDTLSRLKEQGLAPTTHQQGSALAKQIGAVKYLECSALKQEGVREVFAEGVRAVLYPNVKKNSKKCVLL, translated from the coding sequence ATGCAGACCATaaagtgtgtggtggtgggcgACGGCGCGGTGGGCAAGACCTGCCTGCTGATCTCCTACACGACCAACGCCTTCCCGGAGGAGTACATCCCCACCGTGTTCGACAACTACAGCGCCCAGATGAGCGTGGACGGCCGCACGGTCAGCCTCAACCTCTGGGACACGGCCGGCCAGGAGGAGTACGACCGCCTGCGCACGCTCTCCTACCCGCAGACCAACGTCTTCGTCATCTGCTTCTCCATCGGCAGCCCGTCGTCGCACGCCAACGTGCGGCACAAGTGGCACCCGGAGGTGTCCCACCACTGCCCCAGCGTGCCCGTGTTGCTGGTGGGCACCAAGAAGGATCTGCGCAACGACCCGGACACCCTCTCCAGGCTGAAGGAGCAGGGCCTGGCGCCGACCACGCACCAGCAAGGCAGCGCCCTGGCCAAGCAGATCGGCGCCGTCAAGTACCTGGAATGCTCGGCGCTCAAGCAGGAAGGCGTGCGGGAGGTGTTCGCAGAGGGGGTGAGAGCGGTCCTCTACCCCAACGTCAAGAAGAACAGCAAGAAGTGTGTGCTGCTATAG
- the LOC134068724 gene encoding FH2 domain-containing protein 1-like has protein sequence MSAISAPPAPPSAPLGPPPPPPPPPPPPPPLLSSPPFSSSAPASALSSLECKRRQRLRKLNWERIPRERVEGRQSVWSGPAAVRDEEDFALDLRSLDELFGQKEARATERSGSFRRSLLRCRSPQETSLDKVTLLDSKRSMNVGIFLRQFKTAATEIVDDIRQGAGGRYGAEKLSELLKLLPDSDEETRLKKFSGEHSSLGEPDLFMLLLVEVPSFRLRLDAMILQQEFDPTVTSLCVAARCLEEAARELLSCPELHSILRLVLKAGNYMNAGGYAGNAAGFRIASLLKLADTKANKPGMNLLHFVAMEAVKKDEGLLSFPDRLSHLASASRLSEESVLEDLSRLQSRVASLSLSAQSQPEIQQHMQQFLEVAEVRLQEAEEEVQALRLSSQALVEFLCEDETLFKLEEACRIFHCFCHRFQRAVRENAEREQAEQRRVEREREGSERRRSLALCSSSSSFSFSGDSVASGEGSAADDLERTLERSLSRSGSARSRRSLRNSADGRRHSQFAHPGDALERDAPHTPSPTATFESATMSPVMSRRTGNVYNTVMQYMLSSSSSHSVTSPSTLHADGTATGPTLTHTLTHAATDLEHTLNARSRVNQHTLNADAHRTLRTDDAQTQQLQAAAGQSPVSHMTTTCTKVSNSPSRLRGPVNSLESASVNLSHNPLGLSVDHSGVIGPTLSNSPSPLSALPCPPVTRPLQEVPGGAASKAPGKVAASRPGSVRVPGVGVPEREPRAPVPSETAAVAPSSPDRPRPVVASPARETRVPSTPSRPRPALADEAERAAYPRVGETLECHLLVRGLRSYDTLGNPAPASSPSPSPTSPLPRPAPSHCSKWKKEREAEERERERDGALSPSSSSVSSVAHAKDDPQGGKTAAGTARGPKRGSSALRLAPPSSSASPRVRAKPGPAPSDSPAPSRASRLTPPRTSSLRASPITRPTAAPGQIRRHGSAKETGSPAAGQPARRAPERAPDRDHPPAGEREKPAVAATAGRESFVRGSPLRVSKRVAPHGEATAATQARGGAHSPSSSSSTPKNIRTTVITAARAKTTKTDTSVPKANAAAGTRVPGSKMARAAPTWK, from the exons ATGTCGGCCATTTCAGCGCCCCCTGCTCCTCCGTCGGCCCCACTGgggcctccccctccccctcctccgccacctccccctcctccgcctctgCTGTCTTCGCCGCCCTTCTCCTCGTCCGCGCCCGCGTCGGCGCTCTCCAGCCTGGAGTGCAAGCGGCGGCAGCGGCTGCGCAAGCTCAACTGGGAGCGGATCCCGCGGGAGCGCGTGGAGGGCCGCCAGAGCGTGTGGAGCGGGCCGGCCGCCGTGCGCGACGAGGAGGACTTCGCGCTGGACCTGCGCTCGCTGGACGAGCTGTTCGGCCAGAAGGAGGCGCGCGCCACCGAGCGCTCCGGAAGCTTCCGTCGGAGCCTGCTGCGCTGCCGATCGCCACAGGAGACCAGCCTCGACAAG GTGACACTCCTGGACTCTAAACGGAGCATGAACGTGGGGATTTTCCTGCGGCAGTTTAAAAC TGCTGCCACGGAGATTGTGGATGACATCAGACAAGGGGCCGGCGGTCGCTATGGTGCTGAGAAACTGTCCGAACTCCTCAAGCTGTTGCCTGACAGTGATGAG gagacccGTCTGAAGAAGTTCAGTGGGGAGCACAGTTCTCTGGGGGAGCCGGACCTCTTCATGCTGCTGTTGGTGGAGGTGCCCAG tTTTCGTCTGCGTCTCGACGCCATGATTCTGCAGCAGGAGTTTGACCCTACCgtgacctctctctgtgtggcggCCAGATGTCTGGAGGAGGCGGCCAGAG AGCTGCTGAGCTGCCCGGAGTTGCACTCGATCCTGAGGCTGGTGCTGAAGGCAGGGAACTACATGAACGCT GGCGGCTACGCCGGTAATGCCGCTGGATTCCGCATCGCTTCGCTGCTGAAGCTGGCCGACACCAAAGCCAACAAGCCAGGCATGAACCTGCTCCACTTTGTCGCCATG GAAGCTGTGAAGAAGGATGAGGGCTTGTTGTCCTTTCCCGACCGTCTCTCCCACTTGGCCTCCGCCtcaag gCTGTCGGAGGAGTCCGTGCTGGAAGACCTCTCTCGACTCCAAAGCAGGGTGGCATCACTCTCCCTCAGCGCCCAGAGCCAGCCCGAAATCCAGCAACACATGCAGCAATTcctcgag gtggcggAGGTGCGTCTGCaggaggccgaggaggaggtgcaggcctTGCGGCTGAGCAGCCAGGCCCTGGTGGAGTTCCTCTGTGAGGACGAGACCCTCTTCAAACTGGAGGAGGCCTGCCGCATCTTCCACTGTTTCTGCCACCGCTTCCAAAGAGCTGTGcgg GAGAATGCTGAGCGTGAGCAGGCGGAGCAGAGGCGCGTGGAGCGCGAGCGCGAAGGCTCGGAGCGTCGGCGTTCCCTGGCGctgtgctcctcctcctcctccttctccttctcggGAGACTCGGTGGCCTCGGGCGAGGGCTCGGCGGCGGACGACCTGGAGCGCACGCTGGAGCGCAGCCTGAGCCGCAGCGGCAGCGCCCGGAGCCGACGCAGCCTCCGGAACTCCGCCGACGGGCGCCGCCACTCGCAGTTCGCCCACCCGGGCGACGCGCTCGAAAGAGACGCCCCGCACACGCCCTCGCCCACGGCCACGTTCGAGAGCGCCACGATGAGTCCCGTGATGAGCAGGCGAACGGGGAACGTATACAACACTGTTATGCAATACATGctgtcctcatcatcatctcatTCCGTGACTTCGCCCTCTACGCTGCACGCAGATGGCACGGCAACCGGGCCTACGTTAACACACACGTTAACTCACGCGGCGACAGACCTCGAACACACACTAAACGCGCGTTCCAGAGTGAATCAACACACACTGAACGCTGACGCACACAGGACGCTGCGTACAGAtgacgcacagacacagcagctgCAGGCTGCCGCTGGCCAGAGCCCAGTTAGTCACATGACCACTACGTGCACGAAGGTCTCGAACAGTCCCAGTCGGCTTCGAGGACCTGTGAACTCTCTAGAAAGCGCCTCGGTGAACCTATCCCACAATCCCCTGGGACTGTCTGTGGATCACTCTGGCGTGATTGGACCTACTCTCAGTAACAGCCCCTCCCCTCTCAGTGCCTTACCCTGTCCCCCAGTGACCAGGCCACTTCAGGAAGTCCCAGGTGGCGCTGCGAGTAAGGCGCCCGGTAAGGTGGCCGCATCGAGACCCGGCAGCGTCCGAGTGCCCGGCGTTGGCGTGCCCGAGCGTGAACCCCGGGCGCCGGTGCCCTCCGAGACTGCAGCCGTCGCACCGTCGTCTCCCGACAGGCCTCGGCCCGTCGTCGCCTCGCCCGCCCGGGAGACCCGCGTGCCCTCCACTCCCTCGCGCCCTCGCCCGGCGTTGGCGGACGAGGCCGAGCGCGCCGCGTACCCGCGCGTGGGCGAGACCCTGGAGTGCCACCTGCTGGTGCGCGGGCTCCGCTCGTACGACACCCTGGGCAACCCGGCTCCAGCGTCCTCCCCGTCGCCATCGCCGACGTCCCCCCTGCCCCGCCCGGCGCCCAGCCACTGCTCCAAGtggaagaaggagagggaggccgaggagcgggagcgggagcgggacgGCGCGCTCTCCCCGTCCTCCTCGTCCGTCTCCTCCGTTGCCCACGCGAAAGACGACCCGCAGGGCGGCAAGACGGCGGCGGGCACGGCCCGCGGGCCCAAGAGGGGGTCATCCGCGCTGCGCTTGGCGCCTCCTAGCAGTTCCGCCAGCCCGCGCGTTCGCGCCAAACCCGGGCCGGCTCCCTCGGACTCCCCGGCGCCCTCCCGCGCCTCCCGCCTCACCCCGCCGCGCACCTCCTCCCTGCGCGCCTCCCCCATCACGCGCCCCACGGCCGCCCCCGGCCAGATCCGTCGGCACGGCAGCGCCAAGGAAACCGGCAGCCCCGCCGCGGGACAGCCCGCCCGCCGCGCGCCCGAGAGGGCCCCAGACAGAGACCACCCGCCGGCGGGCGAGAGGGAGAAACCCGCCGTCGCCGCCACCGCTGGGCGCGAGTCGTTCGTCCGCGGCTCCCCGTTGCGGGTGTCCAAGCGCGTGGCGCCTCACGGCGAGGCCACGGCGGCGACGCAGGCGCGCGGCGGCGCCCACagcccctcgtcctcctccagcaCGCCCAAGAACATCCGCACCACCGTCATCACCGCCGCCCGCGCCAAGACCACCAAAACGGACACGTCCGTGCCCAAGGCCAACGCCGCTGCCGGCACGCGCGTCCCTGGATCCAAGATGGCCCGTGCCGCGCCCACGTGGAAGTAA